In Kitasatospora gansuensis, a genomic segment contains:
- a CDS encoding MerR family transcriptional regulator, translating into MRLADLSEQSQVSIATIKYYLREGLLTPGHLVHTTQAEYDESHLRRLRLVRAMIQVGRIPVATVREVLAQVDDDSLSRTIRLGAALWALPRAAEPEPDDPAVIAATREVNRMLTRLGWTDAAELGQLSPVYRELITSVASLNRLGYPLDADDLAPYAEQMERTAVHDLDRMERHDTPVEQVESAVVSAVLFEPVLLSLRRLAQEQEATRRFGL; encoded by the coding sequence ATGCGGCTTGCCGATCTGAGCGAGCAGAGCCAGGTCTCGATCGCCACGATCAAGTACTACCTGCGCGAGGGCCTGCTGACGCCGGGTCACCTGGTGCACACCACCCAGGCCGAGTACGACGAGTCGCACCTGCGCCGACTGCGGCTGGTCCGCGCGATGATCCAGGTCGGACGGATCCCGGTGGCCACCGTCCGCGAGGTGCTGGCCCAGGTCGACGACGACTCGCTGAGCCGCACCATCCGCCTCGGCGCCGCCCTCTGGGCCCTCCCCCGGGCCGCCGAACCGGAGCCGGACGACCCGGCGGTGATCGCCGCCACCCGGGAGGTCAACCGGATGCTCACCCGGCTCGGCTGGACCGACGCGGCCGAGCTCGGCCAGCTCTCACCCGTCTACCGCGAGCTGATCACCTCGGTGGCCTCGCTCAACCGGCTCGGCTACCCGCTGGACGCGGACGACCTGGCCCCGTACGCCGAGCAGATGGAGCGGACCGCCGTCCACGACCTCGACCGGATGGAGCGGCACGACACCCCGGTCGAGCAGGTCGAGTCCGCCGTCGTCTCGGCGGTCCTGTTCGAACCGGTCCTGCTCAGCCTGCGCCGCCTGGCCCAGGAGCAGGAGGCCACCCGCCGCTTCGGCCTCTGA
- a CDS encoding preprotein translocase subunit SecY, whose amino-acid sequence MSAPARVLGRRLLVTLGAVLVFRFGQSLPLPGVDVAALAAAEAGRSDQLHGLAALFTGGGLERMSVLALGVVPGQLAEVVLLLLVWAGPRLAALGGEGRAGAVRLERLTRVLTAGVGGLLGALLVLAAAGGHVGPGAGVLRDRSGLTLLALTVCLTGGTVLVMRLGELITTHGVGSGPSVLFLTQAFAVLPGQLGSLRASFGGPAFAGVLALVLAVGAIVAAATVLTRRAERRVPVQRAKRMVGRSPGGAASTYLPIAFDRIGLGPAVWLAPALFVLPALAARSWPGAGWLQALAAALRPGSPWYLTGCLVLVTCFTFAASIAGLDVVAAADRLTRQGQFVPGIRPGPNTADYLAYLQLRIALSGAVLAGAVALLPLALPAVLGTADRHPFNGIGLLLVAGLGAAVAARITEQAEFLGVIRPQTPGQARR is encoded by the coding sequence GTGAGCGCCCCGGCCCGGGTGCTCGGGCGGCGGTTGCTGGTCACGCTCGGCGCGGTGCTGGTGTTCCGGTTCGGGCAGAGCCTGCCGCTGCCCGGGGTGGACGTGGCCGCGCTCGCCGCGGCCGAGGCCGGGCGGAGTGACCAACTGCACGGCCTGGCCGCGCTGTTCACCGGCGGTGGGCTGGAGCGGATGTCGGTCCTCGCGCTCGGCGTGGTGCCGGGGCAGCTCGCCGAGGTGGTCCTGCTGCTGCTCGTCTGGGCCGGCCCGCGGCTGGCGGCGCTCGGCGGGGAGGGGCGGGCCGGGGCCGTCCGGCTCGAGCGGCTCACCCGGGTGCTGACCGCCGGGGTGGGCGGCCTGCTGGGCGCGCTGCTGGTGCTGGCGGCGGCGGGCGGGCACGTCGGCCCGGGCGCGGGAGTGCTGCGCGACCGGAGCGGGCTCACGCTGCTCGCCCTGACGGTCTGCCTGACCGGCGGCACCGTGCTGGTGATGAGGCTGGGCGAGCTGATCACCACTCACGGAGTCGGCAGCGGGCCGTCGGTGCTGTTCCTCACCCAGGCCTTCGCGGTCCTCCCCGGTCAGCTCGGGAGCCTCCGGGCGTCCTTCGGCGGGCCGGCCTTCGCCGGGGTGCTCGCCCTGGTGCTGGCGGTCGGGGCGATCGTGGCGGCGGCGACGGTGCTGACCCGCAGGGCCGAGCGCCGGGTCCCGGTGCAGCGGGCCAAGCGGATGGTCGGCCGCAGTCCGGGCGGTGCCGCGTCCACGTACCTGCCGATCGCCTTCGACCGGATCGGGCTCGGCCCGGCGGTCTGGCTCGCGCCGGCGCTGTTCGTGCTGCCCGCACTGGCGGCCAGGAGCTGGCCGGGTGCGGGGTGGCTGCAGGCGCTGGCCGCCGCGCTGCGGCCCGGCAGCCCCTGGTATCTGACAGGGTGTCTGGTCCTGGTGACCTGCTTCACCTTCGCCGCGTCGATCGCCGGGCTCGACGTGGTGGCGGCGGCCGACCGCCTGACGCGGCAGGGACAGTTCGTCCCGGGCATCAGGCCGGGCCCGAACACGGCGGACTACCTCGCCTACCTGCAGCTACGGATCGCGCTGTCCGGCGCGGTCCTCGCGGGGGCGGTCGCGCTGCTGCCGCTGGCGCTCCCGGCGGTGCTGGGGACGGCGGACCGCCACCCCTTCAACGGCATCGGCCTGCTGCTGGTGGCGGGGCTCGGGGCGGCGGTGGCGGCGCGGATCACCGAGCAGGCCGAGTTCCTCGGGGTGATCCGTCCTCAGACGCCCGGTCAGGCCCGCAGGTAG
- a CDS encoding MerR family transcriptional regulator, which produces MWSIGELAERAGATVKTVRYYSDQGLLPEAARSSGGHRRYGPEALDRLAYIRSLRTLDLPVAEVGRVLEREEVLEDVIAGQLRELGSQLTALRWRESALQLLRDCTGEERADRLRLIGAISTPPNTEVLARFWRRLLPLRLPAGLLSSILDEAVPQPPVDPTPGQVLAFARLHAMADAFCRNDCRPVPQQEEGYRPAVFYQGLGEAYALARTDLLAYRPPGAEALDCFVAAHADSRGLRDTPDFRRQLSGVLAQSADPVMVRYWKLTAEVTGSPEPTMGATHHWLQTTLEAQLA; this is translated from the coding sequence ATGTGGAGCATCGGAGAACTCGCCGAGCGCGCGGGGGCCACCGTCAAGACCGTTCGCTACTACTCGGACCAGGGCCTGCTGCCGGAGGCCGCCCGGAGCTCGGGCGGCCACCGCAGGTACGGGCCCGAGGCGCTGGACCGGCTCGCCTATATCCGCTCGCTGCGGACCCTCGACCTGCCGGTCGCCGAGGTCGGCCGGGTGCTGGAGCGGGAGGAGGTGCTGGAGGACGTGATCGCTGGGCAGCTCCGCGAGCTCGGCTCGCAGCTGACCGCGCTGCGCTGGCGGGAGTCCGCGCTCCAGCTGCTCCGGGACTGCACCGGCGAGGAGCGGGCCGACCGGCTGCGGCTGATCGGCGCGATCAGCACCCCGCCGAACACCGAGGTGCTGGCCCGGTTCTGGCGCCGACTGCTGCCGCTCCGGCTGCCGGCCGGGCTGCTCTCCTCGATCCTGGACGAGGCGGTGCCGCAGCCCCCGGTCGATCCGACCCCGGGTCAGGTGCTGGCCTTCGCCCGGCTGCACGCAATGGCCGACGCCTTCTGCCGGAACGACTGCCGCCCGGTGCCGCAGCAGGAGGAGGGCTACCGCCCGGCCGTGTTCTACCAAGGTCTCGGCGAGGCGTACGCGCTGGCCAGGACGGACCTGCTGGCGTACCGGCCGCCGGGTGCCGAGGCGCTGGACTGCTTCGTCGCCGCCCACGCCGACTCGCGCGGACTGCGCGACACCCCCGACTTCCGGCGGCAACTCAGCGGCGTACTGGCGCAGAGCGCCGACCCGGTGATGGTCCGTTACTGGAAGCTCACCGCCGAAGTCACCGGTTCGCCGGAGCCGACCATGGGCGCCACCCACCACTGGCTGCAGACCACTCTCGAGGCCCAGCTCGCCTGA
- a CDS encoding dihydrofolate reductase family protein has product MGKLIHFVHQSLDGFIEGPQGEFDWPLMGPELSAYSHELTGGDKVFLYGRVVWDMMAGFWPEAEKYSTHEHDLAFAPIWRAAPKVVVSRTLEKADWNTRVIGENVVEELTALKESGVTLLLFGGSNLAAHLTEHGVIDEYRVFVHPVLLGGGKPVFQPQQQRIGLELVESRVLDEQVVMLRHRRTAG; this is encoded by the coding sequence ATGGGCAAGCTGATCCACTTCGTGCACCAGTCGCTGGACGGCTTCATCGAGGGGCCGCAGGGCGAGTTCGACTGGCCGCTGATGGGCCCGGAGCTCTCCGCCTACTCGCACGAGCTGACCGGTGGCGACAAGGTGTTCCTGTACGGGCGGGTGGTCTGGGACATGATGGCGGGCTTCTGGCCGGAGGCCGAGAAGTACTCGACCCACGAGCACGACCTCGCCTTCGCCCCGATCTGGCGGGCGGCGCCCAAGGTGGTGGTCTCCCGCACCCTGGAGAAGGCGGACTGGAACACCCGGGTGATCGGCGAGAACGTGGTCGAGGAGCTGACCGCGCTCAAGGAGTCCGGCGTCACGCTGCTGCTGTTCGGCGGCTCGAACCTCGCCGCCCACCTCACCGAGCACGGGGTGATCGACGAGTACCGGGTCTTCGTCCACCCGGTACTGCTCGGCGGCGGCAAGCCGGTCTTCCAGCCGCAGCAGCAGCGGATCGGCCTGGAACTGGTCGAGTCGCGCGTCCTCGACGAGCAGGTGGTCATGCTCCGGCACCGGCGCACCGCCGGCTGA
- a CDS encoding alpha/beta hydrolase — MTAFVLVSESFTGGWVWQDVTERLLAAGAEVYPVTLTGLGGQDQAGPGTDLETHVADLVRLIDGVAAPELVLVGHGYGIHPVLGAADRRAERITRIVYLDAGLPQDGDAALALIADPAVREELLHPTDSGWAIAPPAADGWQHWGSVEGLSPEALARLTKLAAPQPRGTLTRPLELTGAVAAVPTTGIICTASGLSIAVIEQLVAAGPPQFRVLADPEVGFFELATGHWPMLSVPAELAETLLKAAAGEGHRIAPPTDELPVFLRPFLLDLPERPRERLDRVDLYLPEGEGPHPAIVFVHGGPITADLRPTPRDWPAFVGYGRYAASQGVVGVTVDHRLYGLADYHRAAEDVAAAVELVRADPRVDADRVAVWFFSGGSLLSTDWLAAPPSWLRCLAASYPVLAPLPSWGIVDPHFTPTAAVGGAERLPVVLTRAGLESPEIAATVKEFLITAEDAGVEVEVVDVPNGHHGFDVLDHTPESVQALELAMNAVLTHLRR; from the coding sequence ATGACCGCGTTCGTGCTGGTGTCGGAGAGCTTCACCGGGGGCTGGGTGTGGCAGGACGTGACCGAACGGCTGCTGGCCGCGGGTGCCGAGGTGTACCCGGTGACCCTCACCGGCCTGGGTGGCCAGGACCAGGCCGGGCCCGGCACCGACCTGGAGACGCACGTCGCGGACCTGGTCCGGCTGATCGACGGGGTGGCCGCGCCCGAGCTGGTGCTGGTCGGCCACGGCTACGGCATCCACCCGGTGCTGGGCGCCGCCGACCGCCGGGCGGAGCGGATCACCCGGATCGTCTACCTGGACGCGGGCCTGCCGCAGGACGGCGACGCGGCCCTCGCCCTGATCGCGGACCCGGCGGTCCGGGAGGAGTTGCTGCACCCGACCGACAGCGGCTGGGCGATCGCCCCGCCGGCCGCCGACGGGTGGCAGCACTGGGGCAGCGTCGAGGGCCTCTCCCCGGAGGCGCTGGCCCGGCTGACCAAGCTGGCCGCGCCGCAGCCCCGGGGCACCCTGACCCGGCCGCTCGAACTGACCGGCGCGGTCGCCGCCGTGCCGACCACCGGGATCATCTGCACCGCGAGCGGGCTGAGCATCGCGGTGATCGAGCAGCTGGTGGCCGCCGGGCCGCCGCAGTTCCGGGTGCTGGCCGATCCCGAGGTGGGCTTCTTCGAACTGGCCACCGGGCACTGGCCGATGCTCTCCGTCCCGGCCGAGCTGGCCGAGACCCTGCTCAAGGCCGCCGCCGGTGAGGGGCACCGGATCGCCCCGCCGACCGATGAACTGCCGGTGTTCCTGCGCCCGTTCCTGCTGGACCTGCCCGAGCGGCCGCGCGAGCGGCTGGACCGGGTGGACCTCTACCTGCCCGAGGGCGAGGGACCCCACCCGGCGATCGTCTTCGTGCACGGCGGCCCGATCACGGCCGACCTGCGGCCCACCCCGCGCGACTGGCCGGCGTTCGTCGGCTACGGCCGGTACGCCGCGAGCCAGGGCGTGGTCGGGGTGACGGTGGATCACCGCCTGTACGGGCTGGCCGACTACCACCGGGCCGCCGAGGACGTCGCGGCCGCGGTCGAGCTGGTCCGGGCCGACCCCCGGGTGGACGCCGACCGGGTCGCGGTGTGGTTCTTCTCCGGCGGCAGCCTGCTCAGCACCGACTGGCTGGCCGCGCCGCCGTCCTGGCTGCGCTGCCTGGCCGCCAGCTACCCGGTGCTCGCACCGCTGCCGAGCTGGGGCATCGTGGACCCGCACTTCACCCCGACGGCCGCCGTCGGCGGCGCGGAGCGACTGCCGGTCGTGCTGACCCGGGCGGGCCTGGAGTCGCCCGAGATCGCGGCCACCGTCAAGGAGTTCCTGATCACCGCCGAGGACGCCGGAGTCGAGGTCGAGGTGGTCGACGTGCCGAACGGCCACCACGGCTTCGACGTGCTCGACCACACCCCCGAGTCGGTGCAGGCGCTGGAGCTGGCGATGAACGCCGTACTGACGCACCTGCGGCGCTAG
- a CDS encoding DUF4188 domain-containing protein, which yields MFAKPNPGRTTAAAEGDVVLFLLGMRINHFWAVHRWLPVAVSMPGMLRELSRDKESGLLGCQMLSGSPRTYYLVQYWESKEKLLAYAAAPDRRHRRAWAMINRVEQKSGQHVGIWHETYIVPPGSYETIYGDMPPYGLAAATGVLPIERRGATARERLERAGREREK from the coding sequence GTGTTCGCCAAGCCGAATCCCGGTCGTACCACCGCCGCAGCCGAGGGAGATGTCGTCCTCTTCCTGCTCGGTATGCGGATCAACCACTTCTGGGCGGTGCACCGCTGGCTGCCCGTCGCCGTCTCGATGCCCGGGATGCTGCGCGAGCTCTCTCGGGACAAGGAGAGCGGCCTGTTGGGCTGTCAGATGCTCAGCGGTTCACCGCGGACCTACTACCTGGTCCAGTACTGGGAGTCCAAGGAGAAGCTGCTGGCGTACGCCGCCGCGCCCGACCGGCGGCACCGCAGGGCCTGGGCGATGATCAACCGCGTCGAGCAGAAGTCCGGTCAGCACGTGGGGATCTGGCACGAGACCTACATCGTGCCGCCCGGCTCCTACGAGACGATCTACGGGGACATGCCGCCGTACGGGCTGGCCGCCGCCACCGGCGTGCTGCCGATCGAACGGCGCGGCGCCACCGCCCGCGAGCGGCTGGAGCGGGCGGGACGGGAGCGCGAGAAGTGA
- a CDS encoding VOC family protein, giving the protein MPTMIFVNLPVKNLDKSIAFFEAMGYSFNPQFTDETASCLVISDTVFAMLVTEARFKDFTRKPIADANAVTEVITALSADSRAEVDERVDKAMAAGGRPAIDPMDLGFMYSRSFQDLDGHQWEYVWMDEAAMAEQASA; this is encoded by the coding sequence ATGCCCACGATGATCTTCGTCAACCTCCCGGTCAAGAACCTCGACAAGTCGATCGCGTTCTTCGAGGCGATGGGGTACTCGTTCAACCCGCAGTTCACCGACGAGACCGCCTCCTGTCTGGTGATCAGCGACACCGTCTTCGCGATGCTGGTCACCGAGGCCCGCTTCAAGGACTTCACCAGGAAGCCGATCGCCGACGCGAACGCCGTCACCGAGGTGATCACCGCGCTGAGCGCGGACAGCCGGGCCGAGGTGGACGAGCGGGTCGACAAGGCGATGGCCGCCGGCGGCCGGCCCGCCATCGACCCGATGGACCTGGGCTTCATGTACAGCCGCAGCTTCCAGGACCTGGACGGCCACCAGTGGGAGTACGTCTGGATGGACGAGGCGGCGATGGCGGAGCAGGCGTCCGCCTGA
- a CDS encoding serine hydrolase domain-containing protein, with protein sequence MLDGLADHCAEALRAHGCPSVSVAVASHGEVVLAEAYGLADVAAGVPATPGTAYGLASATKPVTATAVCLAADDGLLDLDAPVPGSHRWPAPTVRQLLQHRGGFAAHYDFHYGEGAGPIDADHYAVLFREPGSGFEYANLGYQALGRLLEEVTGRSLAEFVRERVTEPLGLTGWHLGPSWPGPTPAAVRYTPDGRAYPGRCATSHPGATEGWATATDLARFGQDYERLLKPETLAAVRAGLPLNPHLGYGLGWCVSSGDGPVVQSHGGGMGGVAAMLATVPEQRLSVAVLTNSTDKAARDSIVRYVLTALVPGYTDERIAPVTEDPARPMDLPPGRWTGTVGTPEGELPLTVEILPDRTVQLRLSDGQQATAPATASRAYDLRAHFPLQLPTADARIGSPQLGLELRLDQGRLTGAARTFKNGDGEGLLGNFLSHPCELRP encoded by the coding sequence ATGCTCGACGGTCTGGCAGACCACTGCGCCGAGGCGCTCCGCGCACACGGGTGCCCCTCGGTCTCGGTCGCGGTGGCCTCGCACGGTGAGGTGGTCCTCGCCGAGGCGTACGGCCTGGCGGACGTCGCCGCCGGGGTCCCGGCCACGCCCGGCACGGCGTACGGGCTGGCCTCCGCCACCAAGCCGGTCACCGCCACCGCCGTCTGCCTGGCCGCCGACGACGGGCTGCTGGACCTGGACGCCCCGGTCCCCGGCAGCCACCGGTGGCCCGCCCCGACGGTGCGTCAGCTGCTGCAGCACCGGGGCGGCTTCGCGGCCCACTACGACTTCCACTACGGCGAGGGCGCGGGCCCGATCGACGCGGACCACTACGCCGTGCTGTTCCGGGAGCCGGGCTCCGGGTTCGAGTACGCCAACCTCGGCTACCAGGCGCTCGGCCGGCTGCTGGAGGAGGTCACCGGCCGATCGCTCGCGGAGTTCGTCCGGGAGCGGGTGACCGAGCCGCTCGGGCTGACCGGCTGGCACCTCGGGCCGTCCTGGCCGGGCCCCACCCCGGCGGCGGTCCGGTACACGCCCGACGGCCGCGCCTACCCCGGGCGCTGCGCCACCAGCCACCCCGGGGCCACCGAGGGCTGGGCGACCGCGACCGACCTGGCGCGCTTCGGCCAGGACTACGAGCGCCTGCTGAAGCCGGAGACGCTGGCGGCCGTACGGGCCGGCCTCCCGCTCAACCCCCACCTCGGGTACGGGCTGGGCTGGTGCGTGTCCTCCGGCGACGGGCCGGTGGTGCAGAGCCACGGCGGCGGCATGGGCGGCGTGGCGGCGATGCTCGCCACGGTGCCGGAGCAGCGGCTCTCGGTGGCCGTGCTGACCAACAGCACCGACAAGGCGGCCCGCGACTCGATCGTCAGGTACGTGCTGACCGCCCTGGTCCCGGGGTACACGGACGAGCGGATCGCCCCGGTGACCGAGGACCCGGCCCGCCCGATGGACCTGCCGCCGGGCCGCTGGACGGGCACCGTCGGCACGCCGGAGGGCGAACTCCCGCTGACCGTGGAGATATTGCCGGACCGTACGGTACAACTCCGGCTGAGCGACGGTCAGCAGGCCACCGCCCCGGCCACCGCCTCCCGGGCGTACGACCTGCGGGCGCACTTCCCGCTGCAGCTGCCGACCGCCGACGCCCGGATCGGCAGCCCGCAGCTTGGTCTCGAACTCCGTCTCGACCAGGGCCGGTTGACCGGCGCGGCCCGTACGTTCAAGAACGGCGACGGCGAGGGCCTGCTCGGGAACTTCCTCAGCCACCCCTGCGAGCTGAGGCCATAG
- a CDS encoding FAD-binding and (Fe-S)-binding domain-containing protein, giving the protein MPLLEPDPEALRPTTLAPPAHDRVDAGRAGGTPAGLRDGLTALLGPGKVLSKVSDLVKYASDASPYRFVPQVVVVAESVADVSAVFGYAHRHGRHVVLRAAGTSLNGQAQGEDILVDVRRHWAGIEVEGDRARIRPGTTVARANATLARHGRVLGPDPASAIACTLGGVVANNSSGMTAGTTRNSYRTLASLTVVLPSGTVVDTAAPDADRLLAEREPALCAGLLALKAEIEADPALVRRIRAKYEIKNTNGYRLDAFLDASTPAAILRGLMVGSEGTFGFIAETVFDTLPLHRLVSAALLFFPSLRAAAAAVPRFNEAGAPAVELMDGNTLRASAAVPGVPDDWAGLPKETAALLVEFRAPDEGALAAAEQVAAGLVEGLPLIAPVASATNAFTRDPATVGGYWKARKAFVTAIGSARPPGTTLITEDFAVPPSQLADACEALLALQAEHGFDAAVAGHAAHGNLHFLLAFDPADPSDLDRYAAFMAAFCELTVRRFDGSLKAEHATGRNVAPFLELEWGPQATELMWRTKQLIDPQGILAPQVVLDRDPGAHLRGLKTIPRVEPIADPCIECGFCEPTCPSGDLTTTPRQRIVLRRELMRQPADSPVGAELLAAYGYDAVDTCAGDSTCRLACPVGIDTGALMREFRHRRHSPREERAAALAAEHFAAVERSARLAVGAAGRIGDRLLETVTGAARRAVRPDLVPAWLPGLPGAAERAMPPTTRQGAAAVYFPACVNRIFGEPTGHQGPTLPEALVAVSARAGKPVWIPSDLAGRCCATIWHSKGYDRGNAVMAERIVEAAWGWTGGGRLPLVVDASSCTLGIAHEVVPYLTPHNRELHAALTVLDSVVWAAGLLPDLTVLRTVESAVLHPTCSMRHLGDEEQLRAVAAACADEVVTPDDAGCCAFAGDRGLLHRELTESATAREAAEVTGREFTAHLSANRMCEVGMEHATGRPYHSVLLELERATRP; this is encoded by the coding sequence ATGCCGCTGCTGGAGCCGGACCCGGAGGCCCTGCGGCCGACCACCCTCGCGCCGCCCGCCCACGACCGGGTGGACGCGGGCCGGGCGGGCGGCACCCCGGCGGGGCTGCGGGACGGTCTGACGGCCCTGCTCGGCCCGGGCAAGGTGCTGAGCAAGGTCTCCGACCTGGTGAAGTACGCCTCGGACGCCAGCCCGTACCGGTTCGTGCCGCAGGTGGTGGTCGTCGCCGAGTCGGTGGCGGACGTGTCGGCGGTGTTCGGGTACGCGCACCGGCACGGGCGGCACGTGGTGCTCCGGGCGGCGGGTACCAGCCTCAACGGGCAGGCGCAGGGCGAGGACATCCTGGTGGACGTCCGGCGGCACTGGGCGGGCATCGAGGTCGAGGGCGACCGGGCCAGGATCAGGCCGGGCACCACGGTGGCCCGGGCGAACGCCACGCTGGCCCGGCACGGGCGGGTGCTCGGCCCCGACCCGGCCAGCGCGATCGCCTGCACGCTGGGCGGGGTGGTGGCGAACAACTCCTCCGGGATGACCGCCGGGACCACCCGGAACTCCTACCGCACGCTCGCCTCGCTCACCGTCGTGCTGCCCTCCGGCACCGTCGTGGACACCGCCGCCCCGGACGCCGACCGGCTGCTGGCCGAACGTGAACCCGCGCTCTGCGCCGGGCTGTTGGCGCTGAAGGCGGAGATCGAGGCGGACCCCGCGCTGGTGCGGCGGATCCGGGCCAAGTACGAGATCAAGAACACCAACGGCTACCGGCTGGACGCTTTTCTGGACGCCTCGACCCCGGCCGCGATCCTGCGCGGGCTGATGGTGGGTTCGGAGGGGACCTTCGGCTTCATCGCCGAGACGGTCTTCGACACCCTCCCGCTGCACCGGCTGGTCTCGGCCGCGCTGCTGTTCTTCCCCTCGCTCCGCGCGGCGGCCGCCGCCGTCCCGCGGTTCAACGAAGCGGGCGCGCCGGCCGTGGAGTTGATGGACGGCAACACCCTGCGGGCCTCGGCCGCCGTGCCGGGCGTACCGGACGACTGGGCCGGACTGCCGAAGGAGACCGCCGCGCTGCTGGTGGAGTTCCGGGCCCCGGACGAGGGGGCGTTGGCGGCGGCTGAGCAGGTGGCCGCCGGGCTGGTCGAGGGGCTGCCGCTGATCGCGCCGGTCGCCTCGGCGACCAACGCCTTCACCCGCGACCCGGCCACCGTCGGCGGGTACTGGAAGGCCCGGAAGGCTTTCGTCACCGCGATCGGCTCGGCCCGCCCGCCGGGCACCACCCTGATCACCGAGGACTTCGCCGTCCCGCCGTCCCAACTCGCCGACGCCTGCGAGGCCTTGCTCGCGCTCCAGGCCGAGCACGGCTTCGACGCCGCCGTGGCCGGGCACGCCGCGCACGGCAACCTGCACTTCCTGCTCGCCTTCGACCCGGCCGACCCGAGCGACCTGGACCGGTACGCCGCCTTCATGGCCGCGTTCTGCGAGCTGACGGTGCGCCGGTTCGACGGCTCGCTCAAGGCCGAACACGCCACCGGCCGCAACGTCGCGCCGTTCCTGGAGCTCGAATGGGGACCGCAGGCCACCGAGTTGATGTGGCGGACCAAGCAACTGATCGACCCTCAGGGCATCCTGGCGCCGCAGGTGGTGCTGGACCGCGACCCGGGAGCCCATCTGCGCGGACTGAAGACCATCCCCCGGGTGGAGCCGATCGCCGACCCGTGCATCGAGTGCGGCTTCTGCGAACCGACCTGCCCGAGCGGTGACCTGACCACCACCCCGCGCCAACGGATCGTGCTGCGCCGCGAGTTGATGCGCCAGCCGGCCGACTCCCCGGTCGGCGCCGAGCTGCTGGCCGCGTACGGCTACGACGCCGTGGACACCTGCGCGGGCGACTCCACCTGCCGGCTGGCCTGTCCGGTGGGCATCGACACCGGCGCGCTGATGCGGGAGTTCCGGCACCGACGGCACTCGCCGCGCGAGGAGCGCGCCGCCGCGCTGGCCGCCGAGCACTTCGCCGCGGTGGAGCGCTCCGCCCGGCTCGCCGTCGGCGCGGCCGGGCGGATCGGCGACCGGCTGCTGGAGACGGTGACCGGCGCCGCCCGACGGGCCGTCCGGCCCGATCTGGTACCGGCCTGGCTGCCCGGGCTCCCGGGCGCGGCCGAGCGCGCCATGCCGCCGACCACCCGTCAGGGCGCCGCCGCCGTCTACTTCCCCGCCTGCGTGAACCGGATCTTCGGCGAGCCGACGGGCCATCAGGGCCCGACCCTGCCCGAGGCGCTGGTCGCGGTCTCGGCCCGGGCCGGAAAGCCGGTCTGGATCCCGTCCGACCTGGCCGGCAGGTGCTGCGCCACCATCTGGCACTCCAAGGGCTACGACCGGGGCAACGCCGTGATGGCCGAGCGGATCGTCGAGGCGGCCTGGGGCTGGACCGGCGGCGGCCGATTGCCGCTGGTGGTGGACGCCTCCTCCTGCACGCTCGGCATCGCGCACGAGGTGGTCCCGTACCTGACCCCGCACAACCGCGAACTGCACGCCGCGCTCACGGTGCTGGACTCGGTCGTCTGGGCAGCGGGCCTGCTGCCCGACCTGACGGTGCTGCGCACGGTCGAGTCGGCCGTACTGCACCCGACCTGCTCGATGCGGCACCTCGGTGACGAGGAGCAGCTGCGCGCGGTCGCGGCGGCCTGCGCGGACGAGGTGGTCACCCCGGACGACGCGGGCTGCTGCGCGTTCGCGGGCGACCGGGGTCTGCTGCACCGGGAGCTGACCGAGTCGGCCACCGCGCGCGAGGCCGCCGAGGTGACGGGCCGTGAGTTCACGGCCCATCTCTCGGCGAACCGGATGTGCGAGGTCGGCATGGAGCACGCCACCGGCCGCCCGTACCACTCCGTGCTGCTGGAACTGGAGCGGGCCACCCGGCCGTAG